A single genomic interval of Canis lupus dingo isolate Sandy chromosome 6, ASM325472v2, whole genome shotgun sequence harbors:
- the CCN1 gene encoding CCN family member 1 isoform X2, giving the protein MSSRAARTLALAVTLLHLARLALSTCPAACHCPQEAPKCAPGVGLVRDGCGCCKVCAKQLNEDCSKMQPCDHTKGLECNFGASSTALKGICRAQSEGRPCEYNSRIYQNGESFQPNCKHQCTCIDGAVGCIPLCPQELSLPNLGCPNPRLVKVTGQCCEEWVCDDDDAKDPLDDGDGLLGKGLAFDASEVELTRNNELIAVGKGGSLKRLPVFGTEPRILYNPLHGQKCIVQTTSWSQCSKTCGTGISTRVTNDNLECRLVKETRICEVRPCGQQVYSSLKGKKCSKTKKSPEPVKFTYAGCSSVKKYRPKYCGSCVDGRCCTPQQTRTVKMRFRCEDGETFSKNVMMIQSCKCNYNCPHANEAAFPFYRLFNDIHKFRD; this is encoded by the exons GGCGCCCAAGTGCGCCCCGGGAGTCGGGCTGGTCCGGGACGGCTGCGGCTGCTGTAAGGTCTGCGCCAAGCAGCTCAACGAGGACTGCAGCAAAATGCAGCCCTGCGACCACACCAAGGGGCTGGAATGCAATTTCGGCGCCAGTTCCACCGCTCTGAAGGGGATCTGCAGAG CTCAGTCAGAGGGCAGACCCTGTGAATACAACTCCCGAATCTACCAGAATGGGGAAAGTTTCCAGCCCAACTGTAAACACCAGTGCACATGTATCGACGGCGCCGTGGGCTGCATTCCTCTGTGTCCCCAAGAGCTCTCGCTCCCCAACTTGGGCTGTCCCAACCCCCGGCTGGTCAAAGTTACCGGCCAGTGCTGTGAGGAGTGGGTCTGTGACGACGATGATGCCAAGGACCCCCTGGACGACGGGGATGGCCTCCTGGGCAAGGGGCTGGCATTCGATGCCTCGGAGGTGGAGCTAACCAGGAACAACGAATTAATCGCGGTTGGAAAAGGTGGCTCCCTGAAGCGCCTCCCAG TTTTTGGAACGGAGCCTCGAATCCTGTACAACCCTTTACACGGCCAGAAATGCATCGTTCAAACAACTTCGTGGTCCCAGTGCTCAAAGACGTGTGGGACGGGGATCTCCACCCGAGTTACCAATGACAACCTTGAATGCCGCCTGGTGAAGGAGACCCGGATCTGCGAGGTGCGGCCTTGCGGGCAGCAGGTGTACAGCAGCCTGAAG GGCAAGAAATGCAGCAAGACCAAGAAATCCCCCGAGCCGGTCAAGTTTACTTACGCTGGATGTTCGAGCGTGAAGAAGTACCGGCCCAAGTACTGCGGCTCGTGCGTGGACGGTCGGTGCTGCACCCCGCAGCAGACCCGCACCGTCAAGATGCGCTTCCGCTGCGAAGACGGGGAGACGTTCTCCAAGAACGTCATGATGATCCAGTCCTGCAAGTGCAACTACAACTGCCCGCACGCCAACGAGGCGGCGTTCCCCTTCTACAGGCTGTTCAATGACATCCACAAATTTAGGGACTAA
- the CCN1 gene encoding CCN family member 1 isoform X1, whose amino-acid sequence MSSRAARTLALAVTLLHLARLALSTCPAACHCPQEAPKCAPGVGLVRDGCGCCKVCAKQLNEDCSKMQPCDHTKGLECNFGASSTALKGICRAQSEGRPCEYNSRIYQNGESFQPNCKHQCTCIDGAVGCIPLCPQELSLPNLGCPNPRLVKVTGQCCEEWVCDDDDAKDPLDDGDGLLGKGLAFDASEVELTRNNELIAVGKGGSLKRLPVFGTEPRILYNPLHGQKCIVQTTSWSQCSKTCGTGISTRVTNDNLECRLVKETRICEVRPCGQQVYSSLKKGKKCSKTKKSPEPVKFTYAGCSSVKKYRPKYCGSCVDGRCCTPQQTRTVKMRFRCEDGETFSKNVMMIQSCKCNYNCPHANEAAFPFYRLFNDIHKFRD is encoded by the exons GGCGCCCAAGTGCGCCCCGGGAGTCGGGCTGGTCCGGGACGGCTGCGGCTGCTGTAAGGTCTGCGCCAAGCAGCTCAACGAGGACTGCAGCAAAATGCAGCCCTGCGACCACACCAAGGGGCTGGAATGCAATTTCGGCGCCAGTTCCACCGCTCTGAAGGGGATCTGCAGAG CTCAGTCAGAGGGCAGACCCTGTGAATACAACTCCCGAATCTACCAGAATGGGGAAAGTTTCCAGCCCAACTGTAAACACCAGTGCACATGTATCGACGGCGCCGTGGGCTGCATTCCTCTGTGTCCCCAAGAGCTCTCGCTCCCCAACTTGGGCTGTCCCAACCCCCGGCTGGTCAAAGTTACCGGCCAGTGCTGTGAGGAGTGGGTCTGTGACGACGATGATGCCAAGGACCCCCTGGACGACGGGGATGGCCTCCTGGGCAAGGGGCTGGCATTCGATGCCTCGGAGGTGGAGCTAACCAGGAACAACGAATTAATCGCGGTTGGAAAAGGTGGCTCCCTGAAGCGCCTCCCAG TTTTTGGAACGGAGCCTCGAATCCTGTACAACCCTTTACACGGCCAGAAATGCATCGTTCAAACAACTTCGTGGTCCCAGTGCTCAAAGACGTGTGGGACGGGGATCTCCACCCGAGTTACCAATGACAACCTTGAATGCCGCCTGGTGAAGGAGACCCGGATCTGCGAGGTGCGGCCTTGCGGGCAGCAGGTGTACAGCAGCCTGAAG aaGGGCAAGAAATGCAGCAAGACCAAGAAATCCCCCGAGCCGGTCAAGTTTACTTACGCTGGATGTTCGAGCGTGAAGAAGTACCGGCCCAAGTACTGCGGCTCGTGCGTGGACGGTCGGTGCTGCACCCCGCAGCAGACCCGCACCGTCAAGATGCGCTTCCGCTGCGAAGACGGGGAGACGTTCTCCAAGAACGTCATGATGATCCAGTCCTGCAAGTGCAACTACAACTGCCCGCACGCCAACGAGGCGGCGTTCCCCTTCTACAGGCTGTTCAATGACATCCACAAATTTAGGGACTAA